In Fundidesulfovibrio soli, the following proteins share a genomic window:
- a CDS encoding glycosyltransferase, whose translation MNPDRVSIVVTTRNESRNIGNCLASIKAQTYPAELIEIIVVDNASTDDTKDIAARYTDKVFDKGPERSAQRNFGFAQAGGDVFMFLDADMILSATVVEKSVIMLQRGFGALYIPEIVLGKGFFPTVRRFERSFYDATVIDCVRAFTRQAFEATGGFDERLTGPEDWDFDRLMRDSTRVGLLSTYEFDDVDAYVSRLPEKNFVPWLVDYERRTKDDAPLLFHNEAAFELWRYLTKKTYYGNSFETYVGKWPAGDPDVRRQLGMPYRFFGVFFEDGRWRRLLTHPHLAFGMYFLRFMVGFMFLVGKLKK comes from the coding sequence ATGAACCCTGATCGCGTCTCCATAGTCGTCACCACCCGCAACGAATCCCGCAATATCGGCAACTGTCTGGCCTCCATCAAGGCCCAGACCTACCCCGCCGAGTTGATCGAGATCATCGTGGTGGACAACGCCTCCACCGACGACACCAAGGACATCGCGGCCCGCTATACGGACAAGGTGTTCGACAAGGGCCCCGAGCGCTCCGCCCAGCGCAACTTCGGTTTCGCCCAGGCCGGCGGCGATGTGTTCATGTTCCTGGACGCGGACATGATCCTCTCGGCCACGGTGGTGGAGAAGTCGGTCATCATGCTGCAGCGCGGTTTCGGCGCGCTCTACATCCCGGAGATCGTGCTCGGGAAGGGCTTCTTCCCCACAGTGCGCCGCTTCGAGCGCAGCTTCTACGACGCCACCGTGATCGACTGCGTGCGCGCCTTCACCCGCCAGGCCTTCGAGGCCACCGGCGGCTTCGACGAGCGCCTCACAGGCCCCGAAGACTGGGACTTCGACCGCCTCATGCGCGACAGCACCCGCGTGGGCCTGCTCTCAACCTACGAGTTTGACGACGTGGACGCCTACGTCTCCCGCCTGCCGGAGAAGAACTTCGTGCCCTGGCTCGTGGACTACGAACGGCGCACCAAGGACGACGCCCCGCTGCTCTTCCACAACGAGGCCGCCTTTGAGCTGTGGCGTTACCTGACCAAGAAGACCTACTACGGCAACTCCTTCGAGACCTATGTGGGCAAGTGGCCCGCGGGCGACCCGGACGTGCGGCGCCAGTTGGGGATGCCCTACAGGTTCTTCGGCGTATTTTTCGAAGATGGCCGCTGGCGCAGGCTGCTGACGCACCCGCACCTGGCCTTCGGCATGTATTTCCTGCGTTTCATGGTGGGCTTCATGTTTTTGGTGGGCAAACTCAAAAAATAA
- a CDS encoding NAD-dependent epimerase/dehydratase family protein: MSVAIVTGSAGLIGSETVRFFADKGFDVVGIDNNLRKTFFGEDASTEWNRQRLEEGVKGYTHYDADIRDHDAISKIYGRYGKAIKAVIHCAAQPSHDWAASDPYMDFTVNANGTLVMMENFRQHCPEGVFIFTSTNKVYGDTPNYLPLVELEKRFELEPGHKWEGGIDETMSIDQTKHSLFGASKVAADVVVQEYGKYFDLKTGIFRGGCLTGPAHSGTKLHGFLSYLMRCCITGKKYFIYGYKGKQVRDNIHSYDLVNSLWHFFEKPRVGEVYNMGGGRYSNCSMMEAIDMCQEITGNTMNFEYDETNRIGDHIWWISGLKKFEEHYPDWKMTYDVPKILREIYEVQKDVVKEGGANGAC, from the coding sequence ATGTCAGTCGCCATCGTCACCGGCTCCGCCGGCCTGATCGGTTCGGAAACCGTCCGCTTCTTCGCGGACAAAGGCTTCGACGTCGTCGGCATCGACAACAACCTGCGCAAGACCTTCTTCGGCGAGGACGCCTCCACCGAGTGGAACCGCCAGCGCCTCGAAGAGGGCGTCAAGGGCTACACCCACTACGACGCCGACATCCGCGACCACGACGCCATCAGCAAGATCTACGGCCGCTACGGCAAGGCCATCAAGGCCGTGATCCACTGCGCCGCCCAGCCCTCGCACGACTGGGCCGCCTCCGACCCCTACATGGACTTCACCGTCAACGCCAACGGCACCCTGGTGATGATGGAGAACTTCCGCCAGCACTGCCCCGAGGGCGTGTTCATCTTCACCTCCACCAACAAGGTCTACGGCGACACGCCCAACTACCTGCCCCTGGTGGAGCTGGAGAAGCGCTTCGAGCTGGAGCCCGGCCACAAGTGGGAAGGCGGCATCGACGAGACCATGTCCATCGACCAGACCAAGCACAGCCTGTTCGGCGCCTCCAAGGTGGCCGCCGACGTGGTGGTGCAGGAGTACGGCAAATACTTCGACCTCAAGACCGGTATCTTCCGCGGCGGCTGCCTCACCGGCCCGGCCCACTCCGGCACCAAGCTGCATGGGTTCCTGTCGTACCTGATGCGCTGCTGCATCACCGGCAAGAAGTACTTCATCTACGGCTACAAGGGCAAACAGGTCCGCGACAACATCCACAGCTACGACCTGGTCAACTCCCTGTGGCACTTCTTCGAGAAGCCCCGCGTGGGCGAGGTCTACAACATGGGCGGCGGGCGTTACTCCAACTGCTCCATGATGGAAGCCATCGACATGTGCCAGGAGATCACCGGCAACACCATGAACTTCGAGTACGACGAGACCAACCGCATCGGCGACCACATCTGGTGGATCTCCGGCCTCAAGAAGTTCGAGGAGCACTACCCGGACTGGAAGATGACCTACGACGTGCCCAAGATCCTGCGCGAGATCTACGAAGTACAGAAGGACGTGGTTAAGGAAGGCGGCGCGAACGGCGCCTGCTAG